The following are encoded together in the Candidatus Methylomirabilis oxygeniifera genome:
- a CDS encoding putative Protein-export membrane protein, secG-like (Evidence 3 : Function proposed based on presence of conserved amino acid motif, structural feature or limited homology; PubMedId : 8253068; Product type pt : putative transporter), which yields MVIALSVIHLLIALVLIVIVLLQSGKGADIGAAFGGGSSQTVFGGRGAATFLSKLTLAAAVLFMVSSIILTIWSERRGSSSVITEERVGQTAPAPASPPADAPAPPTSPAGQTPPAQVPSAAK from the coding sequence ATGGTTATCGCACTTTCCGTTATACATCTGCTTATTGCGCTGGTTCTTATTGTGATTGTGCTCCTCCAGAGCGGCAAGGGGGCCGACATCGGTGCCGCCTTTGGCGGCGGCTCGAGTCAGACCGTCTTTGGTGGGCGCGGCGCTGCGACCTTCCTGAGCAAGCTGACTCTGGCAGCGGCCGTTCTCTTTATGGTCTCATCCATTATACTGACTATTTGGTCAGAGCGTAGGGGTAGTTCCTCAGTGATTACAGAGGAACGGGTCGGGCAGACCGCCCCAGCTCCCGCATCTCCTCCGGCTGATGCCCCGGCGCCGCCAACGTCTCCGGCCGGACAGACGCCGCCAGCGCAGGTCCCTTCAGCCGCTAAGTAA
- the tpiA gene encoding Triosephosphate isomerase (TIM) (Triose-phosphate isomerase) (Evidence 2b : Function of strongly homologous gene; Product type e : enzyme), with translation MRIPVIAGNWKMYKTPSEAIVLAEGVVRALSSLNGPELVVCPPFTALAAVGQVVAGSRIGLGGQDLHWAKEGAYTGEVSADMLRDIGCRYVIIGHSERRQYFGETDECVNKKSRAALASNLIPIVCVGETLTEREAGRADAVVETQLKGALSGLVPEQVRRLILAYEPVWAIGTGKTATPSQAEEMHAYIRKTIAMLFDAEMAYGIRILYGGSVKPDNAKELLERAEIDGALIGGASLQPESFAAIAAAANK, from the coding sequence ATGCGGATCCCAGTCATTGCCGGTAACTGGAAGATGTACAAAACTCCTTCCGAGGCCATCGTACTGGCGGAGGGAGTGGTAAGAGCTTTGTCGTCGCTCAATGGGCCGGAGTTGGTAGTGTGTCCTCCATTCACGGCGCTTGCTGCCGTTGGTCAGGTCGTTGCCGGATCTCGAATAGGCCTTGGCGGTCAGGACCTGCATTGGGCAAAGGAGGGGGCCTACACCGGAGAGGTGTCGGCTGACATGCTCAGGGATATCGGATGCCGCTATGTCATCATCGGCCACTCCGAGCGGCGGCAGTACTTCGGAGAGACCGATGAGTGTGTGAATAAGAAGAGTCGGGCGGCCTTGGCGAGCAACCTGATCCCGATCGTCTGTGTCGGCGAGACCCTCACCGAGCGAGAGGCGGGACGCGCCGATGCTGTTGTAGAGACTCAGCTCAAAGGGGCGCTGTCGGGTCTTGTGCCCGAGCAGGTTCGACGGCTTATCCTCGCGTATGAGCCGGTCTGGGCTATCGGTACAGGAAAAACGGCCACCCCGAGCCAGGCCGAGGAGATGCACGCATATATCCGCAAGACCATCGCTATGCTGTTCGATGCCGAGATGGCTTACGGTATCCGCATCCTCTACGGAGGAAGCGTCAAGCCGGATAATGCCAAGGAGCTGCTGGAGCGAGCTGAGATCGACGGTGCACTGATTGGCGGGGCAAGCCTGCAGCCCGAGTCATTTGCAGCGATCGCAGCAGCCGCAAATAAATAG
- the cbbK gene encoding Phosphoglycerate kinase, partial 3' end (Evidence 2a : Function of homologous gene experimentally demonstrated in an other organism; Product type e : enzyme), which translates to MLENCRFHPEEEKNDEVFSGALAGLCDLYVNDAFGTAHRAHASTVGVTRFVKQSACGFLMQTELKQLGALLDSPKRPFIAILGGAKVSDKIGVLANLLPKVDSFLIGGGMAYTFLKAQGQEVGSSRVEADGLRIAQETMEQAGRSSVGIHLPSDHVIAERIDADAPTRQVDGSIPVGSMGLDIGPATISRFTQEVRRAKTILWNGPMGVFELLPFREGTFALAKAVATSGAHSVIGGGDTAAAVVQAGVADQMTHISTGGGASLEFLEGKELPGIAALTDKN; encoded by the coding sequence CTGGAGAACTGCCGCTTTCATCCGGAGGAAGAAAAGAATGACGAAGTGTTCTCCGGAGCGCTGGCGGGGCTATGCGATCTATATGTCAACGACGCCTTCGGTACGGCACACCGCGCCCACGCCTCTACGGTCGGTGTGACACGATTCGTCAAACAGTCGGCATGCGGTTTTCTCATGCAGACGGAGCTCAAGCAGCTCGGAGCGTTACTTGACTCGCCGAAGCGTCCTTTTATCGCCATCCTCGGCGGCGCCAAGGTGTCGGATAAGATCGGGGTTCTCGCCAATCTACTTCCGAAGGTGGACAGTTTTCTGATCGGCGGGGGCATGGCCTATACATTCTTGAAGGCTCAAGGGCAGGAGGTGGGGAGCTCTCGGGTGGAGGCCGACGGACTGAGGATCGCACAGGAGACGATGGAGCAGGCCGGCCGTTCGAGTGTAGGCATTCATCTGCCCAGTGACCATGTGATTGCCGAGCGAATCGATGCAGACGCACCGACCAGGCAGGTGGATGGGAGCATTCCTGTCGGTTCGATGGGTCTTGACATCGGTCCCGCGACGATCAGCCGGTTCACTCAGGAGGTGAGACGCGCCAAAACGATTCTGTGGAACGGGCCGATGGGCGTCTTCGAGCTGTTGCCTTTCCGGGAAGGGACGTTTGCCCTGGCCAAGGCGGTCGCAACCTCCGGTGCGCATTCAGTGATCGGGGGCGGCGATACAGCCGCCGCTGTCGTCCAAGCCGGAGTTGCTGACCAGATGACTCATATTTCTACGGGTGGCGGCGCATCCCTGGAGTTTCTGGAAGGGAAGGAACTGCCGGGCATCGCCGCGCTCACAGATAAGAACTAG
- a CDS encoding protein of unknown function (Evidence 5 : No homology to any previously reported sequences): MSRLRSALAHAFALSGQDSRLEAEDLALLDRCARLLADRGLVTPAIFLVESLVPLGFLAGQLVHALTPIMGMVASLDDVERLARVLERRDAPAVFIDRLRLIEEEQRYES; encoded by the coding sequence ATGTCCCGCTTGCGCAGCGCCCTTGCACACGCGTTTGCACTGAGCGGGCAAGATAGTCGGCTCGAAGCGGAAGATCTTGCCTTGTTGGATCGTTGTGCCCGCTTGCTCGCCGACCGCGGTCTTGTGACCCCTGCGATATTCCTGGTGGAGTCGCTCGTCCCGCTCGGTTTCCTCGCCGGTCAACTGGTTCATGCCCTGACACCGATCATGGGAATGGTTGCCTCCCTCGATGATGTCGAACGGCTCGCACGTGTGCTGGAGCGCCGAGACGCTCCGGCCGTCTTTATCGACAGGCTCCGACTCATAGAGGAGGAACAACGTTATGAGTCGTGA